The DNA sequence CCCGCCGCCGTACTCGACCGGTACGCCGAGCTGCTGCACACCGACGTCGTACTAGCCGGGCGGCTCGTGGCCGGTGCGGCCGCGCCGCCGCCGTCCGCCGACGGGGTCGTCGGACCCGCCGCCGTGGACCCGGCGCGGATCCGTGCGGTGCTGGCCGCCGAGTTCGGTGCCGTGCTCGGGCTCGAACCGGAGGCGGTGGCCGGGCGCCCCCTGCGGGAACTGCCCCGCTACAACTCGTTCCGGCTGGTCGACGTGATCGAACGGGCCGAGGAGCGGCTCGGGGTGCAACTCGATCCGGACGACCTGACCGTGACGGCGCTGCGCGACCTCGACTCGCTCTGCGGGGTGTTCGGCCGGGCCCGGCCGGTGCCCGAGGGGGTGCCGCGATGGTGACGCTGCTGCACGATCTGCTCGACCGGGCCGCCGCCGACCGGCCGGACCGGATCGCGGTCGGCCGGGGCCCCGACTCGTTGACCTACGCCGAACTGTCCGCCGCCAGTCGCCGGCTGGCATACCGGCTCGCCGGTCACGGTGTACGGCGCGGTGACCGGGTCGTCGTACAGGTTCCCGCCGGCGTGCTCGTTCCCGCCCTGCTGTACGCCTGCTCGCGGGTCGGCGCGGTGTTCAGCCTCGTCAGCGAGCAGGCGCCGGCGGTCGCCCTCGCGCACGTCCTGACCGACGCGGAACCGGTGCTGCTCGTCTCCGACCGCGCCGACGCGGCCCCGGTCGCGGCCGGGCTGGCCGTACGGTGTGTCGGCCTGGCCGAACTGGCCGGGACCGGTGACGGCGGCCCGCACGGCGAACCGGGACCACCGCCGCTGGCCGTCGACCCGGTCTGCCTCATCTACACCTCGGGCAGCACCGGCATGCCGAAGGCGGTGGTGTCGACCCACGCCCAGGTGGTCTTCGCGGCCGGGGCCATCGGGCACGAACTCGGCTACCGGCCGACCGACGTCGTCTACTGCGCGCTGCCGCTCTCCTTCGACTACGGCATGTACCAGATCTTCCTCAGCACCCTGGCCGGCGCCCGGCTGCAACTCGGTTCGCCGGCCGACGCCGGTCCCGGGCTGGCCCGGCAGCTGGTGGCGCACCGCGCGACCGTACTGCCCGCGGTGCCCTCGCTCGCCCGGGGACTGGCCCGGCTGCTGTCGCGCCCGGACACGGCCGTGCCGGCGCTGCGGCTGCTCACCAACACCGGCGCGGCCATGCCGCCGGAGGTGCTGCGCGACCTGCGCGCCCGGATCCCGTCGCTGCGGGTCCAGCTCATGTTCGGGCTGACCGAGTGCAAACGTGCGGCGATCATGCCGGTCGACGAGGACCTGCGCCGCCCCGGAGCCGCCGGGCGCGCCCTGCCGGGCACCGAGATCCTGATCGTGGACGCCGACGGCAGGTCCGTGCCGCCCGGGACGACCGGCGAGATCGTCATCCGGGGCCCGCACGTGATGGCCGGCTACTGGCGGCGGCCCGAACTCACCGCACAGCGGTTTCCGCGCACCGACGGCCTGTTCCCGGTGTTGCGGACCGGCGACTACGGGCGGCTGGACGCCGACGGCTACCTCTACTTCGTCGGCCGGCGCGACGACATCTACAAGGAGCGCGGCACCCGGGTCAGTGTCACCGAGGTCGAGGCGGCGGCCCACCGGATCCCGCAGGTGGAGGCGGCCGCCGTCCTGCCACCCGGGCCCGGGTCCGCCGACGACTCGGCGACCCTGTTCGTGGTCACCCGGCTCAGCCCGCAGGAGGT is a window from the Polymorphospora rubra genome containing:
- a CDS encoding class I adenylate-forming enzyme family protein, producing MVTLLHDLLDRAAADRPDRIAVGRGPDSLTYAELSAASRRLAYRLAGHGVRRGDRVVVQVPAGVLVPALLYACSRVGAVFSLVSEQAPAVALAHVLTDAEPVLLVSDRADAAPVAAGLAVRCVGLAELAGTGDGGPHGEPGPPPLAVDPVCLIYTSGSTGMPKAVVSTHAQVVFAAGAIGHELGYRPTDVVYCALPLSFDYGMYQIFLSTLAGARLQLGSPADAGPGLARQLVAHRATVLPAVPSLARGLARLLSRPDTAVPALRLLTNTGAAMPPEVLRDLRARIPSLRVQLMFGLTECKRAAIMPVDEDLRRPGAAGRALPGTEILIVDADGRSVPPGTTGEIVIRGPHVMAGYWRRPELTAQRFPRTDGLFPVLRTGDYGRLDADGYLYFVGRRDDIYKERGTRVSVTEVEAAAHRIPQVEAAAVLPPGPGSADDSATLFVVTRLSPQEVLAALRAELDELKTPRTCLVVPELPLTRNGKVDRADLHRQWSAAAHA